The following proteins are encoded in a genomic region of Ailuropoda melanoleuca isolate Jingjing chromosome 10, ASM200744v2, whole genome shotgun sequence:
- the LITAFD gene encoding LITAF domain-containing protein: MAVPPEPGLGRGAREAHTLAQGQPGSIMGTPRDKRSAAQSLEPDAARIPLLEQRMPRPPRWNPPQEPPPPPPAPPPGPAPPGTQVLPPMYIRGPQGVRSVFTRMGYATPIRSICQYCGNYVITVTTPVPGVLTWLLCTGLFVFGCFLGCCFLPFCVDSLMDVKHTCPVCQQELFRYHRL, encoded by the exons ATGGCTGTTCCACCTGAGCCAGGCCTGGGAAGAGGCGCCAGGGAGGCCCACACTCTGGCCCAAGGGCAGCCAGGCAGCATCATGGGGACTCCTCGAGACAAGCGCTCTGCTGCTCAGAGTCTAGAACCTGACGCTGCCCGGATACCGTTGCTGGAACAAAGGATGCCCAGGCCACCAAGATGGAACCCTCCCCAAG agccgccgccgcctcctcctgctcctcctcccggTCCTGCACCTCCAGGAACTCAGGTTCTCCCCCCGATGTACATCCGAGGCCCCCAGGGGGTTCGGTCGG TGTTCACCAGGATGGGGTATGCCACCCCCATACGGTCCATATGTCAGTACTGTGGGAACTACGTCATCACGGTGACCACCCCGGTCCCAGGGGTCCTCACCTGGCTGCTGTGTACAGGCCTCTTTGTGTTCGG GTGCTTCCTGGGCTGCTGCTTCCTCCCCTTCTGTGTGGACAGTTTGATGGACGTGAAGCACACGTGCCCCGTGTGCCAGCAAGAGCTCTTCCGCTACCATCGCCTGTGA